Proteins co-encoded in one bacterium genomic window:
- a CDS encoding glycosyltransferase family 2 protein, translated as MPVKDPKISIVIPTYNRGGMLADCISSATRQEGDFEILIIDNASQDNTREVVDSFDDPRIRYVYFNELVNIWGNHNRAIGLAEGDYIVYLHSDDAFGDIDNLWKVFELATEEDFLAMPAKVGLEGTPTKLEKISFYQILGAAVGGAELTAAPSGMIYSHKVLKEFGGFRIESFNADRELLIPAAQQGVPTYTFDGCFIKKETWDGNLTMKASRTGESHMHITDWVKRFFAGRDDLDEILAGFVRECERHQVMKLFRYFHHADMTNEAAMLKKEAIRQGKWQPKTPDYYHAVLDRTVGLGMYLKIFRLGKRMQAVANRVKRQ; from the coding sequence ATGCCGGTGAAGGACCCGAAAATCTCGATTGTCATTCCCACTTACAACAGAGGTGGGATGCTGGCCGATTGCATTTCTTCTGCAACGCGCCAGGAAGGCGATTTTGAGATTCTGATCATCGACAACGCAAGTCAGGACAATACCCGCGAGGTCGTCGATTCGTTCGACGACCCGCGGATTCGTTATGTCTACTTCAATGAGTTGGTGAACATCTGGGGGAATCACAACCGCGCGATCGGGCTGGCTGAAGGCGATTACATCGTCTACCTCCACAGCGACGATGCCTTCGGGGATATCGACAATCTGTGGAAGGTCTTTGAACTGGCGACTGAGGAAGACTTCCTCGCGATGCCTGCTAAGGTTGGCTTGGAGGGAACGCCGACGAAGCTGGAGAAAATCAGCTTCTATCAGATCCTCGGGGCGGCTGTGGGCGGCGCCGAACTGACCGCTGCGCCGTCCGGCATGATCTACTCGCACAAGGTCCTGAAGGAATTCGGTGGTTTCCGCATCGAGTCTTTCAACGCGGATCGCGAGCTTCTGATTCCCGCCGCACAGCAGGGCGTGCCGACCTACACCTTCGACGGGTGCTTCATCAAGAAGGAGACCTGGGACGGGAATCTGACGATGAAGGCCTCACGGACCGGTGAGTCGCACATGCACATCACCGATTGGGTGAAGCGCTTCTTTGCCGGCCGCGACGATCTGGATGAGATCCTGGCCGGGTTCGTTCGCGAGTGCGAGCGCCACCAGGTGATGAAACTCTTCCGCTATTTCCACCACGCGGATATGACCAACGAAGCCGCGATGTTGAAGAAGGAAGCGATCCGGCAGGGCAAATGGCAGCCCAAGACACCGGATTATTACCATGCAGTTCTCGATCGCACCGTCGGTCTTGGCATGTACCTGAAGATTTTCCGATTGGGCAAACGCATGCAGGCGGTGGCCAATCGAGTGAAGCGACAATGA
- a CDS encoding GDP-mannose 4,6-dehydratase: MQKTQEKTYLLTGGAGFIGGHLAHYLLKQGHRVIVLDNLSTGSYSNIEDLDQEYGPDGRFRFIFDTVLHDSIVEELVRESDAIFHLASAVGVKLIMDQPVQTIETIVGGTETVLRHAARYRKKTMVFSTSEVYGKSTDVPFREEGDRLEGPTTRHRWAYACAKALDEFIALAHWKQNRLPVIVVRLFNTVGPRQTGQYGMVVPNFVRQAMNNEPIYVYGTGDQSRCFCHVHDVVEAVTALMDTKGCTGEVFNVGHTREITIMQLAELVKKITKSDAEIRTIPYEEVFKGGGFEDMQRRMPCVDKIKGAIGWVPKRTLEQIIADVAEEMQRDAN, from the coding sequence ATGCAGAAAACGCAAGAAAAGACGTATCTCCTGACCGGTGGGGCCGGCTTCATCGGTGGCCACCTGGCGCACTACCTTCTCAAGCAGGGCCATCGCGTGATCGTCCTGGACAACCTCTCGACGGGTTCCTACTCCAACATCGAGGATCTGGACCAGGAATATGGCCCCGACGGCCGCTTCCGCTTCATCTTCGATACGGTTCTTCACGATTCGATCGTTGAAGAGTTGGTTCGCGAGTCCGATGCGATTTTCCATCTCGCTTCCGCAGTCGGCGTGAAGCTCATCATGGACCAACCCGTTCAGACCATCGAGACGATCGTTGGCGGTACCGAGACGGTTCTTCGCCACGCTGCGCGCTATCGTAAGAAGACCATGGTTTTCTCGACGTCCGAGGTTTACGGCAAGTCCACCGACGTGCCGTTCCGCGAGGAAGGCGATCGCCTCGAAGGCCCGACCACGCGCCATCGTTGGGCATACGCCTGTGCGAAGGCGCTGGATGAGTTCATTGCGCTGGCGCATTGGAAGCAGAATCGTCTGCCCGTCATCGTCGTGCGTCTGTTCAACACCGTTGGCCCGCGCCAGACCGGCCAGTACGGCATGGTGGTTCCGAACTTCGTGCGCCAAGCCATGAACAACGAGCCCATCTACGTCTACGGAACCGGCGACCAGAGCCGTTGCTTCTGTCACGTCCACGACGTTGTTGAGGCTGTTACTGCACTGATGGATACGAAGGGCTGCACCGGTGAAGTCTTCAACGTCGGCCACACGCGAGAGATCACGATCATGCAGCTCGCCGAACTGGTGAAGAAGATCACGAAGTCCGACGCCGAGATCAGAACGATCCCGTATGAGGAAGTCTTCAAGGGCGGTGGTTTCGAAGACATGCAGCGCCGCATGCCGTGCGTCGATAAGATCAAGGGCGCGATCGGTTGGGTGCCCAAGCGTACCCTCGAACAGATCATCGCTGACGTTGCCGAAGAGATGCAGCGCGACGCCAACTGA
- a CDS encoding glycosyltransferase family 2 protein, with amino-acid sequence MPVSIIVPVKNEEANLRRYLKSLLWADEIFVVDSQSTDKTVEVAEQHGAQVVQFHFNGTYPKKKNWSLENLPFRNEWVLIVDADEEVPKALVKEIAQAIKSTEYDGYDIHFRYFFMGGEIKHCGYADLRVLRLFRHKLGRYEKMPTKAGQNSGDNEAHEHVILQGKMGKLKNSIKHYPYPSIAVWVEKHNRYSTWEADLYEQFLRGGFKEGEKHLDRKKYIKRRLKQVFLRLPFRFVFRFIYAYFFRLGFLDKRQGFVLCFLLMFYDFMAWAKVYEAQATKK; translated from the coding sequence GTGCCCGTCAGCATCATCGTACCCGTGAAAAATGAGGAAGCGAATCTGCGCCGCTACCTGAAGAGTCTGCTTTGGGCGGATGAGATCTTCGTTGTGGACTCGCAATCCACGGACAAGACCGTGGAAGTGGCCGAGCAGCATGGCGCCCAGGTTGTGCAGTTTCACTTCAACGGCACGTATCCCAAGAAGAAGAATTGGAGCCTTGAGAATCTTCCCTTCCGGAACGAGTGGGTTCTGATTGTCGACGCCGACGAGGAAGTTCCGAAGGCGCTGGTCAAAGAGATCGCGCAGGCCATCAAGTCCACGGAGTACGATGGCTACGATATTCACTTCCGCTACTTCTTCATGGGCGGCGAGATCAAGCACTGCGGCTATGCGGATCTTCGCGTGCTTCGGCTGTTCCGCCACAAGCTTGGTCGCTACGAGAAGATGCCCACAAAGGCTGGTCAGAATTCCGGCGATAACGAGGCTCACGAGCACGTTATTCTTCAGGGCAAAATGGGCAAGCTGAAGAACAGCATCAAACACTACCCCTATCCCAGCATCGCCGTCTGGGTTGAGAAGCACAATCGCTACTCGACCTGGGAGGCTGACCTTTACGAGCAGTTCCTTCGCGGCGGATTCAAGGAAGGCGAGAAACACCTGGATCGGAAGAAGTACATCAAGCGGCGGCTCAAGCAGGTCTTTCTGCGTCTGCCGTTCCGTTTCGTCTTTCGATTCATCTATGCGTACTTCTTCCGGCTCGGCTTTCTGGACAAGCGTCAGGGATTTGTGCTCTGCTTCCTACTGATGTTCTACGATTTTATGGCTTGGGCGAAGGTCTACGAAGCGCAGGCGACAAAGAAGTGA